One segment of Planctomycetota bacterium DNA contains the following:
- a CDS encoding DUF1080 domain-containing protein, with protein MKTIGGAAALAALAILAGAALAAQQKSPGYDDTPLLPDGKWRVHDSKRPHPKVVTPGDAPGKPPSDAIVLFDGTDLSKWRNAKGEAPSWKVENGYMEITPKSGGIWTREEFGDCQLHIEWATPNPPKGESQGRGNSGVFLLGQYEVQVLDSYENVTYADGQAGALYG; from the coding sequence ATGAAGACGATCGGAGGCGCGGCCGCGCTGGCGGCCCTGGCGATTCTGGCGGGCGCGGCGCTTGCCGCCCAGCAGAAGTCCCCCGGGTACGACGACACTCCTCTCCTGCCCGACGGAAAGTGGCGGGTCCACGACTCGAAGCGCCCGCACCCGAAGGTCGTGACGCCGGGGGACGCGCCCGGGAAACCCCCGTCCGACGCGATCGTTCTTTTCGACGGCACCGACCTTTCCAAGTGGAGGAATGCCAAGGGCGAGGCGCCCTCCTGGAAGGTCGAGAACGGATACATGGAGATCACGCCGAAGTCGGGCGGCATCTGGACGCGCGAGGAGTTCGGCGACTGCCAGCTGCACATCGAGTGGGCCACGCCGAACCCCCCCAAGGGGGAAAGCCAGGGGCGCGGCAACAGCGGGGTCTTTCTCCTGGGCCAGTACGAGGTTCAGGTCCTCGACAGCTACGAGAACGTGACCTACGCGGACGGACAGGCGGGGGCGCTGTACGGG
- a CDS encoding SDR family oxidoreductase has translation MNAFLEEQFSLAGEVAVVTGGTGELCSAMAHALAHAGARVVLVGRDAEKAARRLEAIRKDGGEASFAAADVTRKDELERVAADTVARHGKITIAVNGAGMNSATPFLEITDEEMQRILETNYKSVVFGCQVFGRRMIEQKLGGTIVNITSMSALRPLSRVFTYSATKAAVLNLTLNLAREWAPHGIRVNALSPGFFPAEQNRRILQPDRVAKILAHTPMNRFGEPAELMGPIVFLCARRAGSFVTGCHLTVDGGFSCMEFN, from the coding sequence ATGAACGCGTTCCTCGAAGAGCAGTTCTCGCTGGCCGGCGAGGTCGCCGTCGTCACGGGCGGAACCGGCGAGCTCTGCAGCGCCATGGCGCACGCCCTCGCGCATGCGGGCGCCCGGGTCGTCCTCGTCGGGCGCGACGCCGAAAAGGCCGCCCGCCGCCTCGAGGCCATCCGCAAGGACGGCGGCGAGGCCTCCTTCGCCGCCGCCGACGTCACCCGCAAGGACGAACTCGAGCGCGTCGCCGCCGACACGGTCGCGCGCCACGGCAAGATCACCATCGCCGTCAACGGCGCCGGCATGAACTCCGCCACCCCCTTCCTCGAGATCACCGACGAGGAAATGCAGCGGATCCTCGAGACCAACTACAAGTCCGTCGTCTTCGGCTGCCAGGTTTTCGGGCGGCGCATGATCGAACAGAAGCTCGGCGGAACGATCGTCAACATCACCTCGATGTCGGCCCTCCGGCCGCTCTCGCGCGTCTTCACCTACAGCGCCACCAAGGCCGCCGTCCTCAACCTGACGCTCAACCTCGCCCGCGAATGGGCGCCCCACGGGATCCGCGTCAACGCCCTTTCGCCGGGATTCTTCCCCGCCGAGCAGAACCGCCGGATCCTCCAGCCCGACCGCGTGGCCAAGATCCTGGCCCACACGCCCATGAACCGTTTCGGAGAGCCCGCCGAGCTCATGGGGCCGATCGTCTTTCTCTGCGCCCGGCGGGCCGGCAGTTTCGTCACCGGCTGCCACCTCACGGTGGACGGCGGCTTTTCCTGCATGGAATTCAACTGA